A DNA window from Solea senegalensis isolate Sse05_10M unplaced genomic scaffold, IFAPA_SoseM_1 scf7180000014721, whole genome shotgun sequence contains the following coding sequences:
- the LOC122761462 gene encoding actin-related protein 2/3 complex subunit 4-like: MTATLRPYLNAVRATLQAALCLENFSSQVVERHNKPEVEVRSSKELLLQPVIISRNDKEKVLIEGSINSVRVSIAVKQADEIEKILCHKFMRFMMMRAENFFILRRKPVEGYDISFLITNFHTEQMYKHKLVDFVIHFMEEIDKEISEMKLSVNARARIVAEEFLKNF; encoded by the exons ATG ACTGCCACCTTGCGACCTTATCTCAATGCGGTGCGTGCCACCCTGCAGGCCGCCCTCTGTCTGGAGAATTTCTCCTCACAAGTGGTGGAGAGACACAACAAGCCCGAAGTGGAAGTGCG GAGTAGCAAAGAACTGCTCCTCCAGCCTGTGATCATCAGCCGCAATGACAAGGAGAAGGTTCTGATCGAGGGATCTATCAACTCCGTTAGAGTCAGCATTGCCGTCAAGCAG gcagATGAGATCGAGAAGATTCTGTGCCATAAGTTCATGCGTTTCATGATGATGAGAGCAGAGAACTTCTTCATTCTCAGGAGGAAACCCGTGGAG GGCTATGACATCAGTTTTCTCATCACCAACTTCCACACAGAgcaaatgtacaaacacaaactggtGGACTTTGTCATTCATTTCATGGAGGAAATCGACAAAGAGATCAGTGAAATGAAACTGTCAGTCAACGCTCGGGCTCGTATTGTTGCTGAAGAGTTCCTCAAAAAT TTCTGA